The genomic stretch GGGATGGCCAGCGCTGAGAGGACCTCGCGAACAGTTGCGCCAAGGGGAACCGCCATATGGCCTGTCGAGAAGCGATTGACACGAAATGTAGCGAAGAGCTTGACAAAGACGGTGATGGACTCCGGCGCGACATTATCTCTTTGATGGTCGCTCATAGCTATCCCCCCGTTTCTTACTCAAAAGTTTATCGGGTCAAAACCTTTTGCACAATATTTAACCTTCATCCTTTTTTGCAGGCGCCCCCTTTTTCCCCTCTGCCCGCGCCTTAATTTCGGCGACGATCCAGATCAGAAGCGGCAGGAGCACCTGAAAGGGAAAGGCGTAGTAGGGGTAGATCGCATCGGCCCAGCGGGCCATCTGCTTCGTGCTGCTGTATATATTCAACGCAAAGAGGAGCGACAGGAAGCCGACGGGCGTCACCAAAAATCGGTAATCGGCGAAGCCAAAGACATGGCAGATGCCCCTGCTGGCCCCCAGCAGGCAGACACAGATTTTGATAAAGCCGGCAAATAGGGTGATCAAAAAGATGACGACCTCTAACCGCTGCAAGAAGTCGCCGATGCTGATTTTCTGAACTGCCAAAAAACCGGGGAAGTAATGGGCGCCATACTGTTCCGATCCGACGACGACCATCACAGTGGTGATGCTCGTGAAAACGGCGAAAAAACCGAGCAACAGCCCCAGCATATACTGCTTCACCACCGAAGCCTGCTTTGAAGAGGGCAGGAGCAACAGAAAAAGCACCATCTCCGCCAAGGGAAAGCTGAACAGATCTATGGCCGCCTGAAAGATTTTTTGGTGGTTTTGATACAGGATCGGATAGAAGCGCTGAATTTCAAATTTCGGCGATAGGAGCAAGAAGGTGACTATGGCGGAGATGATGATCCAGGGAAAATAGATCTCCGCCATCCGCGCAATGACCTCTATGCCCTCTTTGACAGCCCAAATGGCCAATAAGATCAGAAAAAACATGATGACCAGCTTCGGCGTCTCCGGTATGGCCACCACGCTGATGAATTCTCCGAAATTGATGAGCACCAATCCTGATAACGTGAAGGCATAAAAGGCATAGACAAGGATGATCGCCTTACCGATGATCGTTCCAAACAGGCGCGTTGCGATCTCAAGCAGATCCATCCCCGCGTTGAGCGATAAGATGCGCCCATAGACAACGACCATGGGCAAGGCGAAGACCAGCGCCAGCAAGGCGGCGATCCACAAATCCTGCTTGGCTTTGGCACCGATCGGCAGGATCAGGCTGCTGCCGATGATGAACAAGACGATCAAGTATATGCCCTGCTTGAAGGAAACCTGCTCCTTGCCCTTCCCCCTGACCGGACTCTTCATTGATGCCCCACCAGCGACGCCAGCCCAAGCCATTGTTCCAGCACATCGGCGATGCTGATCATCGATTCCTGGAAGAGCATCAAGGCCATCCACACAAGGCCGGGGAAGAGGAAGGCGAGGTAAACAGCCAGTTCCTTCCTTCGTTTAGACCGGTTCAGATGCACGGCATCCACCAACCCGAAGAGGATGAAGAGGGACAGGACAAAAAACTTCAATCCTACTCACCGACTTTGGTAGGTTCTGACAAGAGAGCGCTGCCTTTGAGCTTGAAATTGACGATCGTCCGAACCTCCAGATCCGGAAAAAGTCGCCCCCATCCCGTCTGCTCGATGGCTTCCCATAAGTCCGGGCGTCTGCGATAAATCATCTGTCCAAAACCGAAGACATCTGTTTGATACTTCTCCTGAACCTCGCGGATCGTCTCTTGAAGCTCTCGTGCCAGTTGCTTGTTCGCTTTCTCTGTCAGTTCTTCTTTTTTTTCTAAGCTGATCACATCTTTTTCAGTCGATATCTCGGCAATATCGGCCAAAGGCTCCACAGTCAGCTCGATGACGGGACGATGGCCTTCCACATGTAACTGACGCTTCGTATCGCTCCGGTAGATTTCCAGGCTCACCTTTGTTTTCGGCTCTTCCGTGCTGATGGCGATCAGCCCTCCCCCTTTCATCCGATCCCGGATAAAGAGCAGGTTCCGCGTCTGATCGGCATCTAAGTATCCTACCAGCCGTTCGCCCCGAAACAAAGCGGTGCCCCCGATCTGAGGGATTTTATCACCGGCGTTTTCCGCCGTTTGCACGAGCGGAGCCGTCGCCCCAATACCGGGTGACTCCATTTCCTCCACGAAATCGCCGACCGTGCTGGATAATAGTTTCCCCGAGTTACTATATCTTCGCAATGCTTCCTCCAGTTGCATCGACACCGTGTCGAAGAGTTTTGACTTGGTCTTCAAAATGTCACTTGCCTTCTCGCCCCTCGTAACGAGGATCCATGTCTGTAGACGAACCTCGGCATCACGGTTGATCCAGTCGATGAGCTGGATCATGCCGTCTTTCGCCATTTCCTCGCTGACGATGAAGGCCTTCGCATGACTCCAGTAGAGCCTTTTTCCTGTCTTGGCGATCATGTTTCTGACCGCTTCAAAGACCGTTTTCCCGTAGCTCTCGAAACGCTGGGGACGAATCCCCAGCGTGCCGCTGCCTTCGGTTTTCTCCCCCGTTTTCGTGCTCATCAGTTCAACAGTCAGATGAATGCCTTCGTCCTGTTTATCAAAAGCGGCGCCGACGACGATGGCCAGTTCGCGGATCTCCCTGTAGTTCCAGCAGCCGGCCGACGGCAGGATGAGACACAGACAGACCACGAGAAGAAAGAGGCGCAGGCCTGCACTCATGGTTTCGGTCTCCCCGGATCGGCCAACCGCTTGTCATTGGGGGTGAGCAGCCGCGGGCGATAAGTCATCCACCACCAAGGGGCGCGGATGGCCGTGTCTTTCAGGTCTTGTAGCCGGATGGACGTGATGCTGTCTAGGTAATTGACACCGAAGCTGCGGATGCCGGCCAGGTGGATGGTCAAGGCGATTACGGCGAAGATATAGCCGAATAAGCCAAGAAAGGACGCGGCGAACAAAAAAAACAGGCTGAGCAAAAAGGCGACGCCGGGCATTTCAGGGACGATAAAACTGGTGATCCCCGTCACTGCCGCCACGATGACCATGGGCGCGCTGATGATCTTGGCCGTCACGGCCGCATCGCCCAGGACCAGGGCCCCGACGATGCTCACGGCCTGTCCGACCGGGGAGGGCAACCGTATCCCCGCCTCCCGAAGGATTTGAAAAGCCGTGAGCATCAAAAAGGCCTCGACCACCGTAGGAAAGGGCACGCCTTCTTTGGCGGCGGAGATGCTGAACAACAGCCGGGTCGGGATCATCTCCTGATGGAAAGCGGTCAGGGCTACGAATATGGCAGGCGTGCTTGTCGTCAAGAAGAAGCTCAGGTAGCGCAGCAGCCGGTTGACAGTGCTGTAATAAAAATTTTCGTAGTAATCTTTGTTTGCCTGGAAGTATTCGATGAAGAGGTAAGGCAGGGTGATGACGAAGGGGGAACCGTCGACGACGATGAGGATCCTGCCCTCCAATAGCTTTCCTACCGCCGTATCCGGCCGTTCTGTCGTCCCAAGCGTTTCAAAGGGGGAGAGCGGGGCGTCGCGGATCAGCTCAATGATGTACTCCGCCTCTAAGATGCCGTCCAGTTGCACCTTGTCCAGGCGGCGCTGAAGTTCTTCAAGCAACTCTTTTCGGCTCACGCCCTCCAGGTAAACGATGCAGATCTTTGTCTTCGTCCGCGTTCCGATCTCCCGGTAAACCATCTTCAGGTTTGGGTTGGGCACTTTGCGGCGAATCATGGCCAGGTTGGTCACGATGTTCTCGATGAACCCTTCCCGAGGGCCCCGGACGACCCGTTCCGTCTCCGGTTCGCTGATGGCGCGCTTCTCCCAGCCCTTCGCTTCGATCTGGATGACAGCGTCGGCGCTGTCGAGGACCAAGAGCACATTGCCGTACAAGAGCGCCTGGATGGCCGGACGTACCTTCGCTACTGTGGTCACATTTCCGGCGCTGATGATTCGTTTCACGAACAGGGACAGCAGTTCGTCGTCAGGCACCTGCTGCCAGCGGACATCTTGCAGTCGCGTCAGCACATTTTCATGGAGCAGATCGCTGTCCACCATACCGTCCACATAGACGACACAGCAGCGATGATTGTCTTGTCCTTCTAGCGTCAGCGGACGGTAGATGATCAGGTCATCGTTGGCGAGAATCTTTTTTAATATCCTCATATTCTCGTCGTAGGAACAGCTGAAGGTATCCGGTATCTGCAGTTGACCGGCTGAAGCCTGCAAAGACCGTCTGAGCCTCACCGTTCCCCTTTCATCCACGGGACGCCCCCCTTTCCCCGCTAGTGTACCCTCTGACATTGACTTTACTACAAGCTTTGCCTCTCGCTCATCCTTTCAGCAAGCCCGTCTCTTCGGAGAAACTGAAGACGGTTCTTCTCAAATGGACGGGAGAAAAAACAAGCTCGCCATTCACATCCCGATGTGAATGGCGCTTGTTCGGTGCGCCCGGCATGGGCGTTGTCTCTAGGGTGGAAGTCCCGAACGCCGAAGGTGGCAGTAGGCGTTAGCTTAAGGCAAGGGTGTCCGCCGCGAGGCGGAATCTGAAGGAAGCCAGCGGCAAACCTCCGGCCCGAGGACCACGAACCCCAGGTGAGGCTAGCGGCAGTTGGATGAGCTTGCCGAACAAAGCGAAGTCCTTGTCACCGAAGGCTGCCGAGAGTAAATGGGGCGGGTAGATGGAGGGAAAGGCAACGTTCTTACCCGGGGAGGCCTGCCGGGGGACCAAGTAACTTGGGAAACCACGCCGAAAGGCGTGGCTGAACCGGCAGGAGTCAGCAGAGGTCATAGTAGGCTGGCCCGACGTCCGGCCAGATGAAGGACCGAACATGATGGAAGGGGAAGCGACGATGCGTTCGCGTGACGCGCAGAGACAGCCGAATATCCCGAAAGGGAACTGCCAACGGGAGGAAGCGGTGAATCCGCAGGGGACCGGTGGAGTGCCGAGCGCGTTACCGGCACAAGAAGCGAAGCAACCCCGCGAAGAGACGTATGACCTGATGGAGAAAGTCGTCGAACGAGGGAACATGACGGAAGCGTATAAGCGAGTCATGGCCAACAAAGGCGCGGCCGGAATCGACGGTATGGGGCTAGAATCCCTGCGCCCGTACCTAAAAGAGGAATGGTCGCGCATTAAACAGGAATTGTTGGAGGGGACCTATCGACCGCAACCGGTCCGGCGGGTTGAAATTCCCAAACCCCAAGGCGGAACACGGAAGCTGGGCATTCCCACTGTCGTCGATCGACTGATCCAACAGGCCCTGAACCAGATCCTGATGCCGATCTTCGACCCTGACTTTTCCACGAACAGCTACGGATTTCGTCCGGGAAAGAGTGCGCACCAAGCGGTGAAGAAAGCGAAGGAATACATCGCCGACGGCTACCGATGGGTGGTTGACATGGACCTGGCCCAGTTCTTTGATCGCGTCAATCACGACATTCTCATGGCGCGCGTAGCGCGCAAGGTGAAGGACAAACGAATCTTGAAGTTGATCCGAGAATACCTCAAGGCCGGGGTCATGCTCAACGGGATTCGTGTGAAGAGCGAGGAAGGAACACCCCAGGGAGGTCCACTCAGCCCTTTGCTGGCGAACATCATCCTGGATGATTTGGATAAGGCACTGGAAAGCCGGGGACATCGCTTCTGCCGGTACGCCGACGACTGTAACGTCTACGTCCGCAGTCGACGGGCAGGGCAACGAGTGATGGAGGGTATGGCAAAGTTTCTGGAGGGGCGGTTAAAACTGCAGGTCAACTGGGAGAAAAGCGCAGTCGACCGACCCTGGAACCGAAAGTTTCTGGGGTTTTCATTTACGTGGCATAAGGCAGCAAAGATTCGGCTCGCCCCCCAAACGGTGAAACGGGTGAAAGAGAAGATCCGCCAGTTCACTGGGCGGAACCGAAGCATTGCGATGGAGGACCGACTGGTCACCCTCAACCAATACCTGAAAGGCTGGATGGGCTACTTTCGACTCATTGACACGCCAAGCGTACTTAAAGAGTTGGATGAGTGGCTTCGCCGACGACTGCGGATGTGCCTGCTCAAGCAATGGAAGCGCCCGAAGACACGAAGACGAAACTTAGTGGCGTTGGGGATCCCGGAGGAATGGGCATGCAACATCAGCGGCTCACGAAAAGGATATTGGCGTCTGTCCTTGACCCCGCAAATGAATAAAGCCCTTGGCCTCGCCTACTGGCGGGAACAGGGCTTAGTCAGTTTAGTCGAAACATACCAATCTCATCGTCAACCAGCATGAACCGCCGTATACCGAACGGTACGTACGGTGGTGTGAGAGGACGGGGGTTAATCACCCCCTCCTACTCGATGTGCGCCCGGCATGGGCGTTGTCTCTAGGGTGGAAGTCCCGAACGCCGAAGGTGGCAGTAGGCGTTAGCTTAAGGCAAGGGTGTCCGCCGCGAGGCGGAATCTGAAGGAAGCCAGCGGCAAACCTCCGGCCCGAGGACCACGAACCCCAGGTGAGGCTAGCGGCAGTTGGATGAGCTTGCCGAACAAAGCGAAGTCCTTGTCACCGAAGGCTGCCGAGAGTAAATGGGGCGGGTAGATGGAGGGAAAGGCAACGTTCTTACCCCGGGGAGGCCTGCCGGGGGACCAAGTAACTTGGGAAACCACGCCGAAAGGCGTGGCTGAACCGGCAGGAGTCAGCAGAGGTCATAGTAGGCTGGCCCGACGTCCGGCCAGATGAAGGACCGAACATGATGGAAGGGGAAGCGACGATGCGTTCGCGTGACGCGCAGAGACAGCCGAATATCCCGAAAGGGAACTGCCAACGGGAGGAAGCGGTGAATCCGCAGGGGACCGGTGGAGTGCCGAGCGCGTTACCGGCACAAGAAGCGAAGCAACCCCGCGAAGAGACGTATGACCTGATGGAGAAAGTCGTCGAACGAGGGAACATGACGGAAGCGTATAAGCGAGTCATGGCCAACAAAGGCGCGGCCGGAATCGACGGTATGGGGCTAGAATCCCTGCGCCCGTACCTAAAAGAGGAATGGTCGCGCATTAAACAGGAATTGTTGGAGGGGACCTATCGACCGCAACCGGTCCGGCGGGTTGAAATTCCCAAACCCCAAGGCGGAACACGGAAGCTGGGCATTCCCACTGTCGTCGATCGACTGATCCAACAGGCCCTGAACCAGATCCTGATGCCGATCTTCGACCCTGACTTTTCCACGAACAGCTACGGATTTCGTCCGGGAAAGATTGCGCACCAAGCGGTGAAGAAAGCGAAGGAATACATCGCCGACGGCTACCGATGGGTGGTTGACATGGACCTGGCCCAGTTCTTTGATCGCGTCAATCACGACATTCTCATGGCGCGCGTAGCGCGCAAGGTGAAGGACAAACGAATCTTGAAGTTGATCCGAGAATACCTCAAGGCCGGGGTCATGCTCAACGGGATTCGTGTGAAGAGCGAGGAAGGAACACCCCAGGGAGGTCCACTCAGCCCTTTGCTGGCGAACATCATCCTGGATGATTTGGATAAGGCACTGGAAAGCCGGGGACATCGCTTCTGCCGGTACGCCGATGACTGTAACGTCTACGTCCGCAGTCGACGGGCAGGGCAACGAGTGATGGAGGGTATGGCGAAGTTTCTGGAAGGGCGTCTAAAACTGCAGGTCAACTGGGAGAAAAGCGCAGTCGACCGACCCTGGAACCGAAAGTTTCTGGGGTTTTCATTTACGTGGCACAAGGCAGCAAAGATTCGGCTCGCCCCCCAAACGGTGAAACGGGTGAAAGAGAAGATTCGCCAGTTCACTGGGCGGAGTCGAAGCATCGCGATGGAGGACCGACTGGACACCCTCAACCAATACCTGAAAGGCTGGATGGGCTACTTTCGACTCATTGATACGCCAAGCGTACTTAAAGAGCTGGATGAGTGGCTTCGCCGACGACTGCGGATGTGCTTGCTCAAGCAATGGAAGCGCCCGAAGACACGAAGACGAAACTTAGTGGCGTTGGGCATTCCGGAGGAATGGGCATGCAACATCAGCGGCTCACGAAAAGGATATTGGCGTCTGGCCTTGACCCCGCAAATGAATAAAGCCCTTGGCCTCGCCTACTGGCGGGAACAGGGCTTAGTCAGTTTAGTCGAAACATACCAATCTCATCGTCAACCAGCATGAACCGCCGTATACCGAACGGTACGTACGGTGGTGTGAGAGGACGGGGGTTAATCACCCCCTCCTACTCGATCTTTCTTACACTACCTGGTTTTATGCTGTTTATGTCGGCGAATGCGTTGATTGGCGGGAGTGGGTAGGAATCGAACCTACCGCGCCCGGGTTGGCCGCGCGCCACGTGGGTTTGAAGCCCAGGGAGGACACCAGTCCTCATTCACCCCCAAAAAACTCTATAACTAACTCAACTTTCGCAGTTGCGAATCTGTTGTTACCTGTGATAAGTTAAAATTTTGACAAAAATAAAGCAAAGCATCCTTTCTATCAAGCCCCCTAATTGAATTTGAGCAAAGACCCCCTAGTGGGCTACAATGAGAACACATGGAGGGGTCAAGAACATGAGACGAAATCGATACCCAAAAGAACTGAAGGAACAGCTGATCCAAGAAGCCATGGAAGCGGGAAATGCAACACAAGTGGCCCGCCGACATGGGATCGATCCGAAACGGCTGTATTACTGGATTCGAGAATCACAGCACAAGGGCTTCCAAGAAGCACCGGCGGACGCAAAACAAATTGCTCCGTATGTGCCGTCCGCACAAGAATTTAAGCGATTGGAATCCGAAAACATAGCACTGAAAAAGCTACTCGGCGAAAAGACATTAGAAATCCAAATATTGCAAGATTTGATAAAAAAGAAGAACCCGAGCTATCGGAAAAATTAGAAGTTGCCGATGAATGGGTAGCTCGGGAGGAAGCCAGCAATGCCTTTATCTTGCGTGTCATCGGCATTCACGAAGCCACCTACTACGCTCGGCGCCAACGTCTACAGAGAGAACCGAAAGAGCGCACAAACAATGGCGGACGGCCGCAACCAGGGTATTCATGGACACAAGACGGAAAGCGAATCAGCGATGAACAAATTAAGGAATACCTAATGGAACTCATCGCTGGCGAAGAAAGCATCTACGGATATCGAAAGCTGGGAATCTGCCTTCATAAACAGCATCAGTTGATCATCAACCATAAAAAAACCTATCGACTATGCAAAGAGTTAGACATCCTATCGCCACAACGCCAGATCAAGGCCAAACATCCGCGCCGGATGGCGCGCAACCGAATCATTACCGCCTCCAACGAACTCTGGGAGATGGACATCAAATACGGCTACATCGCCGGTGAAGATCGCTTCTTCTATCTCATGTCGCTCATCGATGTCTATGATCGCTCTATTGTAGATTACCACATCGGGTTAAATTGTGAAGGTGCTGACGCAGCCAATACGCTGAAACGGGCGTTGTGGAAACGAAACTGCTTTGAAAAAGAAAAGAAGCCAATTGTGCGAACCGACAATGGATCGCAGTTTATCAGCCGTGTGTTTGAGGAAACGTGCGAACAATACCAGGTTGAACACGAACGAATTCCCCCAAAGACGCCGAACAAAAACGCCCATATCGAATCGTTTCATGCAAATCTGGAACGCGAGTGCTACATCAAGCATACCTTTGAATCCTACCAAGACGCCTACCAAGTGGTTGGAGAATACATTGACTTTTATAACCAGAGGCGAATCCATGGCAGCCTCTACAATATGTCCCCTGCGGAGTTTTGTCGACAGCTGGCGGATGGGAACGTACCCGCTTTTATTGTCACACTGTAGCATAGGTGCCGCACTATAGACCAGGCAGGCTAAAGCGCAAAGCCCGACGTCAACCGCCTAATTGACGTTCCCTATACAGGCCGACGTCTGTCAAGGGACGCCGAAGGCGTGGCGAAGCCCTTGCCCTTGATAGACGTTGGTCTGTATAGGACCCTGTAAGAGGCGGTGACGGCAGCCCCCCGAATTAGCGCAATCGTCAATTTTGTGAGACTCTACGAAAAACAGCGAATAAGGGGTCTACGCTCTAGAATTAGGGGGTTGAACCGCTTTTCTCTGGCATAATGAGGTCACCACACCAAAATTATGAGAAAGGAAAGGTGCTTAGCTTGACCTCTAGTGTACCAGTTATCGGAGAAGAAAAGCAACAGGTATCAAGAATAACCCGCTTCATCCAACGTTTTGGAGTTATCGGTTTGTTACAAAAAGCCGGAATTACTAAAACAAAAGGTTTTTCCGTGGAATGCGTTATAGATTTTCTCTTAACGTTGGTATTTATTCACAAAAACCTGTACCGGACCATGGTAGCACAAAACAATATTCCTCCTTTTGCGAAAGACACAGCCTATCGTTTACTCAATGACCCGCGGTGGGAGTGGATCGGTTTTCTTTTGACGTTAGGGGCAACTATAACCGCATGGTTTAAAACGTTAACGTCTGAGCAACGAGTGAAAGCCATCATCTTTGACGACAGCGCCTACGTTCGAGATCGTAGCAAAAAAGTGGAACTGCTTGCGCGAGTCAAGGACCATGTGACAGGTCGTTATTTTAAGGGTTTTCGAATGTTAACGGCAGGGTGGACCGATGGTGCTTCCTTCGTTCCATTATCCTTTGCCCTGTTAAGTTCTTCGAGGGAGAAAAATCGACTGTATGAGCAAGGACCGGACGTCCCCAAAGGCTCACACGGTGAAACACGTCGGAAACAAGCGATTCAACCGGCCACTGCAGTAATGCTGGAAATGTTTCAGCAAATTCTTACCCAAGTTCAGGACTTTCAGTATGTCCTTTTTGATAGTTGGTTTAGCTGGCCCGATGTGATTAAAGGCATTTGTCAGCATCAACGGCACGTAATCTGCATGTTAAAAGACATGCCTCATATCGTATACGGTTATGAAGGTAAGGAGTATCGTCTATCCGACTTGTATCAAGCGATCGGTCGGCAAACCCGAAATAAAGCATACATTTCATCCGTACTTGTCTCCTATTATGGATTACCGGCTCGTGTGGTATTTGTCCGAAACCGAAACGGCGGAAAACGGGAATGGTTGGCCCTTCTCACTACAGATACAGCGATTTCCGAAGAAGAAGTCATCCGAGTTTACGGACTCCGATGGGACATTGAAGTCTTTTTCAAGGCGTGTAAGTCTTTTTTGGGTCTCGCAAAAGAATGTCAATCTCGAACCTATGACGCGATGGTGGCTCATACCGCGATGGTTTTCCTGCGTCATATGCTCCTCACTGTGGAAAACCGTGAACAGAACGATAGTCGTGCTCATGGCGAACTATTCTACCTGTACTGTGATGAAGTCGCCGATCTGGAATTTTCACGTGCGTTTTTTATGATCATTGACTTGCTTACCCAGACGCTTAGAGAAAATCTCTTTCTTTCTGACGCCGTTATAGGTCAATTAATTGATTCGTTTATGGATAAATTACCCTTATCGTTAAAAAATAGGTTATGCATTCGGGCCGCATGATTTTTCACTTTTGTCAACTGCGAAAGTTGAGTAACTAAAAATACTAAGTTTCTTCTTCTTATTATAACACTACTAAAAAAAATATAGCTGTTATCTTAAAACACAAAAGAAGGAATCGCTATTATCCTTCTTTTGTGTTTTAAATTCTTCTTAATATCGCTTATTATTAACTATCCTTTCATAAACTTCGAAACATACAAACCTTGATAAAACCCTGGGTGCAGTAAAATTCTTAAGTCTCTGTTAAACACAGATCTATCGTTTCTGATTATTGAGTACAGTTCCCGTTCCCTACAGAACCTACGCAATCGAAATAGCACCAAGCAAATGAGCGACCTCTTACGGTTAACCGATTTAATGGCGATACCAATTCTCTCTTTAAATGTTTAAATTATCCAGTCGACAGTTGCATTTATCCTACGCAAGTTTATGGAAAAAAACACCTTGTTTATACCAGTGCTTCGATAGGCAATCCCACCCTTTCACCCTTGGTCAGCTAGGCAGTAGATAAGCCCCACTCCCAGACCCAACGATATAGATGTAAAGATACCCACCTCGTCGCTTCGCGCATCTCATCAATGAGATATCGAAGCGGCACATCTCGATGACGAGAGGCAGGGAGGTGGTGAAAGAAAAACAATCGCTTAAGATTAAAAGCCAGCACTTGAAATCCGATCATCGCTTTGATCGCCACCGAATCGTGCACGAAGCAGTGGTCCAAGGCGTTGAACGTCTTAAGGTTGCGAAATCCAATATTCTCAATATCCCAACGAGCGGCGGCAATTTGTGCGATCGTCTGGGTATCCGCTTTTTCGGATGAGCATGTGGTTGCTATCCAGCGCTCCACCACATCAGTGACAAAGACTTCTTTGTTTGCTTCGATGACTGTCTTGTTGGTATGACGAATGATTTTTACGATTCGCATGGGCACGCGAACTTGCGGCCATTGTGCCAATCCCTCTTCGTCCCAAGCTTGAACGTAAACGGTATTCCCTTTTCCATCTCTTTCTTCCCAAGTGGAGTCCGGAAGCCGGT from Heliomicrobium modesticaldum Ice1 encodes the following:
- a CDS encoding GerAB/ArcD/ProY family transporter yields the protein MKSPVRGKGKEQVSFKQGIYLIVLFIIGSSLILPIGAKAKQDLWIAALLALVFALPMVVVYGRILSLNAGMDLLEIATRLFGTIIGKAIILVYAFYAFTLSGLVLINFGEFISVVAIPETPKLVIMFFLILLAIWAVKEGIEVIARMAEIYFPWIIISAIVTFLLLSPKFEIQRFYPILYQNHQKIFQAAIDLFSFPLAEMVLFLLLLPSSKQASVVKQYMLGLLLGFFAVFTSITTVMVVVGSEQYGAHYFPGFLAVQKISIGDFLQRLEVVIFLITLFAGFIKICVCLLGASRGICHVFGFADYRFLVTPVGFLSLLFALNIYSSTKQMARWADAIYPYYAFPFQVLLPLLIWIVAEIKARAEGKKGAPAKKDEG
- a CDS encoding IS3 family transposase, coding for MRVIGIHEATYYARRQRLQREPKERTNNGGRPQPGYSWTQDGKRISDEQIKEYLMELIAGEESIYGYRKLGICLHKQHQLIINHKKTYRLCKELDILSPQRQIKAKHPRRMARNRIITASNELWEMDIKYGYIAGEDRFFYLMSLIDVYDRSIVDYHIGLNCEGADAANTLKRALWKRNCFEKEKKPIVRTDNGSQFISRVFEETCEQYQVEHERIPPKTPNKNAHIESFHANLERECYIKHTFESYQDAYQVVGEYIDFYNQRRIHGSLYNMSPAEFCRQLADGNVPAFIVTL
- the ltrA gene encoding group II intron reverse transcriptase/maturase, with protein sequence MMEGEATMRSRDAQRQPNIPKGNCQREEAVNPQGTGGVPSALPAQEAKQPREETYDLMEKVVERGNMTEAYKRVMANKGAAGIDGMGLESLRPYLKEEWSRIKQELLEGTYRPQPVRRVEIPKPQGGTRKLGIPTVVDRLIQQALNQILMPIFDPDFSTNSYGFRPGKIAHQAVKKAKEYIADGYRWVVDMDLAQFFDRVNHDILMARVARKVKDKRILKLIREYLKAGVMLNGIRVKSEEGTPQGGPLSPLLANIILDDLDKALESRGHRFCRYADDCNVYVRSRRAGQRVMEGMAKFLEGRLKLQVNWEKSAVDRPWNRKFLGFSFTWHKAAKIRLAPQTVKRVKEKIRQFTGRSRSIAMEDRLDTLNQYLKGWMGYFRLIDTPSVLKELDEWLRRRLRMCLLKQWKRPKTRRRNLVALGIPEEWACNISGSRKGYWRLALTPQMNKALGLAYWREQGLVSLVETYQSHRQPA
- a CDS encoding transposase, which encodes MRRNRYPKELKEQLIQEAMEAGNATQVARRHGIDPKRLYYWIRESQHKGFQEAPADAKQIAPYVPSAQEFKRLESENIALKKLLGEKTLEIQILQDLIKKKNPSYRKN
- the ltrA gene encoding group II intron reverse transcriptase/maturase; the protein is MMEGEATMRSRDAQRQPNIPKGNCQREEAVNPQGTGGVPSALPAQEAKQPREETYDLMEKVVERGNMTEAYKRVMANKGAAGIDGMGLESLRPYLKEEWSRIKQELLEGTYRPQPVRRVEIPKPQGGTRKLGIPTVVDRLIQQALNQILMPIFDPDFSTNSYGFRPGKSAHQAVKKAKEYIADGYRWVVDMDLAQFFDRVNHDILMARVARKVKDKRILKLIREYLKAGVMLNGIRVKSEEGTPQGGPLSPLLANIILDDLDKALESRGHRFCRYADDCNVYVRSRRAGQRVMEGMAKFLEGRLKLQVNWEKSAVDRPWNRKFLGFSFTWHKAAKIRLAPQTVKRVKEKIRQFTGRNRSIAMEDRLVTLNQYLKGWMGYFRLIDTPSVLKELDEWLRRRLRMCLLKQWKRPKTRRRNLVALGIPEEWACNISGSRKGYWRLSLTPQMNKALGLAYWREQGLVSLVETYQSHRQPA
- a CDS encoding spore germination protein; the encoded protein is MDERGTVRLRRSLQASAGQLQIPDTFSCSYDENMRILKKILANDDLIIYRPLTLEGQDNHRCCVVYVDGMVDSDLLHENVLTRLQDVRWQQVPDDELLSLFVKRIISAGNVTTVAKVRPAIQALLYGNVLLVLDSADAVIQIEAKGWEKRAISEPETERVVRGPREGFIENIVTNLAMIRRKVPNPNLKMVYREIGTRTKTKICIVYLEGVSRKELLEELQRRLDKVQLDGILEAEYIIELIRDAPLSPFETLGTTERPDTAVGKLLEGRILIVVDGSPFVITLPYLFIEYFQANKDYYENFYYSTVNRLLRYLSFFLTTSTPAIFVALTAFHQEMIPTRLLFSISAAKEGVPFPTVVEAFLMLTAFQILREAGIRLPSPVGQAVSIVGALVLGDAAVTAKIISAPMVIVAAVTGITSFIVPEMPGVAFLLSLFFLFAASFLGLFGYIFAVIALTIHLAGIRSFGVNYLDSITSIRLQDLKDTAIRAPWWWMTYRPRLLTPNDKRLADPGRPKP
- a CDS encoding Ger(x)C family spore germination protein, producing the protein MSAGLRLFLLVVCLCLILPSAGCWNYREIRELAIVVGAAFDKQDEGIHLTVELMSTKTGEKTEGSGTLGIRPQRFESYGKTVFEAVRNMIAKTGKRLYWSHAKAFIVSEEMAKDGMIQLIDWINRDAEVRLQTWILVTRGEKASDILKTKSKLFDTVSMQLEEALRRYSNSGKLLSSTVGDFVEEMESPGIGATAPLVQTAENAGDKIPQIGGTALFRGERLVGYLDADQTRNLLFIRDRMKGGGLIAISTEEPKTKVSLEIYRSDTKRQLHVEGHRPVIELTVEPLADIAEISTEKDVISLEKKEELTEKANKQLARELQETIREVQEKYQTDVFGFGQMIYRRRPDLWEAIEQTGWGRLFPDLEVRTIVNFKLKGSALLSEPTKVGE
- a CDS encoding MoaD/ThiS family protein; translated protein: MSDHQRDNVAPESITVFVKLFATFRVNRFSTGHMAVPLGATVREVLSALAIPEQEVAICMVNGHSKEIDHILSDGDTLSLFPPVGGG